A genomic window from Diospyros lotus cultivar Yz01 chromosome 2, ASM1463336v1, whole genome shotgun sequence includes:
- the LOC127794779 gene encoding uncharacterized protein LOC127794779, with translation MLAYGSPADDVDEYVRINESTTIESLKRFTKTVIEVFGEQYLRQPNTNDIVRLMSVAKQRGFLGMLGITLIHAFLGLPGSLNNINVLDRSHVFSKLAEGCSPEVSYTINGHEYTMGYYLADGIYPSWCTFVKTIPSPQGNKKKFFAAQQESARKDVERAFGVLQSRFAIVRGPGRMWDVETLKYIMTSCIILHNMIVEDERDTIREDVNFNYDAVAVTPTINLSRNRTSEVMEFIQVYHQIRDKQTHVQLQNDLVEHLWELNGKHLT, from the exons ATGCTCGCATATGGATCACCTGCAGATGATGTGGATGAATATGTTAGGATTAACGAAAGTACAACAatagagagtttgaagaggttcACAAAAACAGTAATTGAAGTATTTGGAGAGCAATATTTGAGGCAGCCAAATACTAATGATATTGTAAGGCTGATGAGCGTGGCTAAGCAACGTGGGTTTCTAGGTATGTTGGGTATAACATTGATT CATGCCTTTTTGGGATTGCCGGGATCATTAAACAATATTAATGTGCTAGATAGATCCCATGTATTCTCTAAATTAGCAGAAGGTTGTAGTCCTGAAGTTTCGTATACTATTAATGGACATGAATATACCATGGGATATTATCTTGCCGATGGTATATATCCCTCATGGTGTACTTTTGTTAAAACCATTCCATCTCCTCAAGGGAATAAGAAGAAATTTTTTGCTGCACAACAAGAGTCTGCTAGAAAGGACGTCGAACGAGCATTTGGAGTCCTACAATCACGATTTGCAATAGTGCGTGGACCGGGACGTATGTGGGATGTTGAAACACTCAAATATATAATGACGTCTTGTATCATACTGCACAATATGATAGTTGAAGATGAACGTGATACAATTCGTGAAGACGTGAATTTCAACTATGATGCAGTTGCTGTTACTCCAACAATTAATTTGTCTCGCAATCGCACAAGTGAAGTTATGGAGTTCATACAAGTTTACCATCAAATTCGAGACAAACAGACTCATGTACAACTCCAAAATGATCTTGTGGAGCATTTATGGGAATTGAATGGTAAACATTTgacttga